The Tubulanus polymorphus chromosome 3, tnTubPoly1.2, whole genome shotgun sequence nucleotide sequence tttaaattatttgaatcacCAGAGACCTTGGTGCTGAATGTCTGAGAATCCATAGGTCCCGGCGGTATTCGCAGAAATTACTTATTCAGGATTAGAATGTCTTTGTTATCAAAGTGATCTAAATTACTTACTTGGATTCTTCCCCATCAACGACATCATGAAGTAGTACGTAATATTTGAGAATATTAGGAGAAAACCATTTCGGCAGTTTATTCGAGGAACCATGCTGTTGTTGATGTTGCTGTTGAGAcaatttctgaaattgatcCATTGGATCGGCATGACTTGAAGTCACCACAAATATACCTGTACATTGTCGGTTAAAGAATTTATGGTCATAGTTTTTGTATGgataatgaattataataaatACTTCAGGAAGGTACCGTTGTACATGGTTAGGAATGAATTTCTATGTTTTTATATAAAGGATACACGCAAGGAAGTGTCTCACGAATTCGTGTTCTGATGGAAACGCCACCTGCAGGAAAGTTTCTCGGTACGCTTCGAACCAAGGAGTTGAAcctgaaaaagtaaaaagaaatttttacTTCACTATGAGCCAAATTTTCATTCCAAGTTTCTACTTCAATTTAACCGATTCAGTCTGGATTCAATTCGAAATATCGTGAAAGTTAAACCGGTCCCCGTTCCTGATAACAGAATAAACTTACTACTAATTTGAAGATCATAACTTCCAACAGATATAATATTTCCATGGTTACCGTCACTAGAGGGCGGTTGAGTATTGCCGACTGCTTCACTCATTAGTTTACGAGCCAAGGTCGGCTGTGGAACCGACGTGTTCATATCTTTCATAACGATACGTAAATTTTGCATCGTATGGGTCAGGTTTCCTGGATCTCTCATGTGAGCTGAAATAAAAGCCGATACTCCCAGATTATTCTATCCAAGATTAtctatatgataataatacatAATTGGCTGGCAATGATTCAGTGAATGTGTAGAGAATGCAGCATTAAAAGCCTGTGCCTGCCCTGGTCACGCATGGTATTCTGAGTCAGACTGAATTTAGTATTATAGGCCTGATCGTAGGGCAAAAAAAGTGCAGGAATGAAAACCCTATTCACAtttctaataataatcataattttcaatGCTTGACCAGCTGGTTATCATTTGTCAATGACCGTAATATTAGTTGTAGACGTATTTATGAACATGGTTGTTGGCGTGCTTTGCCTTTGGGACTGGCGTAAATCGTCTCTTCGGGGGGTTGAATATTACACTACATTTTTTCACCTCTTCAACCTTACACTTGCACACACCCACCGGGGCctataaaaaatgataaatggtGCAATCATTGATCTTGGTCCATGTGTGTAAACGTACCTTCTTGCGTTAGTCTACAGAAGGGTTGTGTCATTTCAACGAATGACAGGTTGTTTTTCTGGCAAACTTGCTCGGCATCGTGGCTACATAAAACGGCGACCATAGGGCTGAACGCGTCTTGTATAAACTCGTGGGCAGTTTGCTTACACTGGGCCATGTTTCAGTTTATCGTAGCTTCCTCTACAGAACCATTAGTGTTGTCAAAATAGTACGAAAATTCGAGATTTAGCCACTCGGTGTACCTCCATGATTTTAGTGCTTAATGTCAACGTACGGTGGCGCGAGTGTGTGGATATTAGATAAAACTCGTACCCACCCGGACTCTAAGTATGCTGCGATTGCCATATTCCACTTCCCAATCCGTGTATTAGTCGTAACCGCATGTCAGTCACATGACAGGACAAGATGGCGGACGTACAGGTGGCAAGTGTAGTCTTTTTTAGTTTGCTTCTATCGGCAATATTTCCCGTTGTATCTGCATTCGATGCTGGGGATGCCATTGCACTGATTCTCGGACTTGTAATAGGCATTTTAGGAATATGTGCTTGTCTGGGGTGCTACGCAAGACGGCGTGGAGGTCAATAAAATCAAAGTCGGCGTCACCGAAATCAAAATCAGTGACACTAATGTTTCTGGCTACGGATGGTTTATGTGCTGTTGTTAGTCCTGTGTATATATTCACTTTTGAAGCATTCATATTAGATGCTGTAATAAAAAGTCGTGATTGAACATTCCATTGATATATAATTAGTCTCCgatgatatttgaatttgatgtcAACTGCGACGCAAGCCTGAAGCTGAAGATAAGATCGGTTTGATTGGAGATACCTCATTTCTGGTGGACGTAAGGTGTACCAGCAGCAACCAAGATCTGAAGAATGTGAACGAGTGTTACGACCAACAACTGTGATTGTGCAAATAATGAACTGATTCAAGTTTTCGGTGAATGCAAGAAAAAGAACTGatatgaatttgtaataagccatgatgatagattaaaaatcaatatttgaaGGTTGCttaacagatatttttctacTTGTCAATGTTACTGGTGGATTGAGGGTGAAGATGATTTTTAATGCGATTATTTAATCTAAcagttataaatatattaaaactattGTAAAAATTATGGattcataaaatatgtaatatagAATAAAAGACCTTTTCAGCTCATTTTTGCTTTTGGAATATATCCCTTTGACAACAATCAGTAGACAGGAATTTAAACTTTTCTCAATATCACCAAGCAATGGTGAGGCCCATCAGACTGCTCTGTCCATATCTGTGGAACAAGGCAAAGGCAATGACCAAGGACAGATGGGGCACCTGCCAATGTCTTTTCTAGTCGAAATATGTTTGTTATATCCAGCTTAGATTTACTGAAGGGTCCTTTTATGACTCATTGGTTCCTTAAACACAACAGGAAATGCATttttatgtcacaaagcttttttcccactcgacACAACGGATGATAGAaccaatcggactgcctgtgAGGGCAagtaaaatttcagatatacTTGCTCGCGCCaggcaagtggctttcattccttagatcagACCCTGTGATATAAGGTCTTGGGAAAACTGTCAAAGGTCCAAATTGGGTCACCTAACAATGTCCATAGTGTACTAGtgtaaatatgttttttgTATCCAGgtcagaatttgaaaatttactaGATTTGTAATAACTGATACACACTGAAGACTCTGCTCGAGTCAGATCAACTGCAGTGATTGTTAATCAGTTTTGTGATGCCtcaaatgaaatacatatataactCGGATTTAGTCCGACATTTTGCTGTACAGCCCAAAAGGCCTACTTGTGCAGAGTCTATGAGTTCCACTGtttcaattctttttctaGGGATCCAAGGTAAGTTTAAATTGGATCAAttcaagaaatcaaataaaccaAGAAGAAAATAAGGACAACCAATATGTACTAAGACCTGTTAACTTtatttactaaacatttttacTGTCTGggtctttctttcttttctttgtaCAAAGCCAGTAATGATACGTTAGCGACTTTAACGACCTTGAATCGTACACCTGGGATATCACCGACGGCATGACCTTTTCGTCCGAATCCGGCAACGAGTACTTCATCGTTTTCCTACAAATAGAACAAGactttttctaatattgacTCTTTCAAGTAATGACCTAAGATCATACAAAATCGGGTATAAAAATGTcatgttgttttctttctttgcATTTTAATTACCTCAATATAGTTTAAGCAACCATCTCTTGGCACGAAAGCTGTGATCTTTTTGCCGTTCTTGATCAGTTGAACTCGAACACATTTACGGATAGCAGAGTTAGGCTGTTTGGCTTCAACACCACTGAAAATGAACGAGAAAAATTTTGTTCTCAATCCTATTCATTCATGTAATTCATTCTAAGTTGCATACTAAATAGAAACCTACACTTTTTCCAGAACAATGCCTTTGGCGTGGGAAGCTCCACCGAAAGGATTAGCCTTGAAGCGGGTACCCAAGTGAGCCTTTTTGTAGTCATTATCAGCCCATCGCTGGTCTCGACGATGGTTCTTTAATTTACGGGCAGTTCTCAAACCTCTGGGTTTTCCTGCaaaataacaaacattttcattgaaacatTTTGACGGGATTTAAAAActctaaatgaatttattattcTGTTCATGGCCCTTCCCCAACAACAATCCTGAATTCACACGTAACAATATAACTTTATTCATTATACATTAGCAGGTAAAGTGTCTGAACAGGAGGGATAGgattattcaattcatttctcaTTAATCAATGACAATAAAGTAATGCTCATTTGAATTTGGTCAATTTTCTACTACATTTTTACAGCTACGCACAGCGTAGATGGACGGATTTGCAGTCTCgatgaaatattctattacTCAATATGTAGGAGAACAGGGGAAAGACATCATCAGATGACGTTAAATTGTGGGAAAACTGGAAATAAATCGACAACACGTGAAAAAAGCTCACCCATTTTGCTGCAGTTATAGCGAAGAGAAAGTTCCGGTCACGTGGCCAGATTGAAAGAACCAAAATTGTCACCTGAAACGACGAATATTTACAGTAGTTCACTATAAGAAAAGAACATATTACATTAAGAATATATGGTTATATTCCCCAATAATTGACTAGAATGTTCCCCAATATTAATCCCCCTCTTCATTGATTTGGGTCGAATATTTTGGCTTTTCgtcaatttaacaattgaattggCAAGTTCTAAAATACTAACTTCCGGAACGGAACTGGAGAAAATAAATGTCGAATCGAGCATTCAGAAAACTACACGGCGATAATATCGCCCACGATACCGGTTTACAACTAAATAATCCTACCCTCGACGATTCTGGCGAAGATGAGCCAAAGGCCCGTGGTTTAgtaaagaagaagaagaaaaatAAGCAAAAAGTCTTAAATCATGAGAAGAATGATAATATTATTGATGACGACAGGCCCGGCGAAGCTGGCGGCGTCGCCGTCGACTCGCCACACTCACAGCAACTGGAAAATTGTAATCGACAGAAACAAGTTGAGGACAACAcaaaaacaaatctttttGATCTTGTAAGTGATTTTAAGTAAACTTGTTCAGACCTACttctgaaatagaattaacaattgattaatttcatttgattatagttgaatgaagatgaagagGAGGATGAGAATAATGAAGATGATGGAGGTATTATAAGAAATGAAGAGTTTCATCAGAATGatgtgaaaataaagaaaaagaagCGCAAGCGAAAGAAAAATAAGAACGCGAATGTCGAATCGGCAGGTTGTAATTCAATATCGACTTCAAAAAAGGTTTGTATTATGATTACATGGTCatatgaaaatgttttgatttggtaaatgcttatattatttattgctttatttctgttttaaaAGGAAGATGATATTGACGAAGTAGAAGCAGCAATCCAAGAGGTGAATGCAATTCTAGGTGATAAGATAGATGATGTTCCGTTACAAAGACAGCATTCTACTGAACCTCAGTCCATTACATCATCATTACTGAATGTAGAACACAGGTAGATGCCGGTGCATTTGAATGTCTTAACTTAATAATCTTTTCGAAAAAACCTTTTACATAAAACTAGTTCGCCAATCCCAGTTTTTTTCCAATTTGCTTGATGAGGCAGAATTAACCAATGTGAAACTTTGATTACATTAAGGAATCTAAAtccagaaaatgaaatgaagaagATATTCGGATCCAGAGTTGTACAGAGCGCTGCTGAGAAGTAAGTTTAcatcttcttttctaaaattgatgaaaataaaatgttctcccagttttctgattgaattctgtgtatttcattcatataGTAATCGCCGCCGTCAGAGGAACCGCATTCATCACCGTTCTGGTTGGTTAGCTCAGCCTAAAGACACCTGGCCACCCATACAAAATGAAGGTTAGTCATTTTGTTGTACACTTAAAAATTTTCATAACCAGTGAATTTGGTTTGTCTAGCCTTTTTATGTCTATTTGTACATGTCCTTATGCTTTGATGTCGATTTTCTATCAAAAGGGATTATAACATATTAAATCATTCTCATCAAGTAGCCCAATCATGGGGTTATTGAATTCAGTGGAAGATAATGGAGTGGAGTCTAGTACATTGctatttattttcaggtttatcTATGAATCTGATTGAGAAATCGAATGGCTTGATGTATTTCACATTCGTTCATAGTACGTCATATCAACAAACACAGTTCCGTTTTCTCGACGCAGTGGAATCGTACGATCCTCAAAACATCATGGTAAATCTGACAAATTAAATCTAAGTTTGGGGACTTTTCACTAACTATTGAGCTCAAGTTTCCAAATGAACAATTTACAAGTCATACTTCCCTGCTTATGGGGTTAAGATTGTTttgttgataaattttgattacAGGATGTATTGAAATACCATCCATATCATATAGATTCATTGATACAACTGAGTGATACTTGTCGAATGAACGATGACACACAGATGGCAGCTGATCTGATAGGtgaaaattaatatatttcaaaaaatatatcaCTGTATAATCCACAATGATTATGTGCCTTAAAGTCAAATGAAGTAGGGATGTAAATAGAATATGTAATCCTCATATAAAAGATTTTCTCGCTTCATTG carries:
- the LOC141901788 gene encoding small ribosomal subunit protein uS12 isoform X2; this encodes MGKPRGLRTARKLKNHRRDQRWADNDYKKAHLGTRFKANPFGGASHAKGIVLEKVGVEAKQPNSAIRKCVRVQLIKNGKKITAFVPRDGCLNYIEENDEVLVAGFGRKGHAVGDIPGVRFKVVKVANVSLLALYKEKKERPRQ
- the LOC141901788 gene encoding small ribosomal subunit protein uS12 isoform X1, encoding MGKPRGLRTARKLKNHRRDQRWADNDYKKAHLGTRFKANPFGGASHAKGIVLEKVGVEAKQPNSAIRKCVRVQLIKNGKKITAFVPRDGCLNYIEENDEVLVAGFGRKGHAVGDIPGVRFKVVKVANVSLLALYKEKKERPRQ